The following DNA comes from Jatrophihabitans sp..
CACCCGTACCGAGGGGCTCATCGCCTGGTCACCGGACTGGGCCGCGGCCACGATCTGCTCGATCGTCCCGAACTGCGCCACCACGTTCGCCGCGGTCTTCGCGCCGATGCCGGCCACCCCGGGCAGCCCGTCCGACGGGTCGCCACGCAGCATCGCGAAGTCGGCGTAGTGGCCGGCCGGCACGCCGTACTGGGCCTGCACCTCATCCGGCGTGAACGCCACGATGTTGGCGATGCCCTTGCCGGTGTAGAGCACCCGCACCCGGTCGGTGGCCAGGTCGATCAGGTCACGGTCGCCCGACACCACGTCCACCTCCACGCCCTGCCCGCCGTAGCGGTGGGCCAGCGTGGCGATCACGTCATCGGCCTCGAACCCCTCGGCGCCGACCGAGCACAGGCCGGCCGCCTTGAGCACCGCCAGCAGCACCGGCACCTGGGGTTCGAGCAGGTCCGGAACCGCCTCCACGTCCGGGCTGCCGCTGCCGGTGGTGTACTCCACCCGGTGCGCCTTGTACGAGGGCAGCAGCGCCACCCGGAACGCCGGGCGCCAGTCGTAGTCCAGGCACGCGACGAAGTCGGTCGGCTGGTAGCGGGTGATCAGCGTAGAGACCATGTCGGTGAAGCCGCGGACGGCGTTGACCGGCATGCCGTCCGGGGCGGTCACGGTGTCGGGGACGCCGTAGAAGGCGCGAAAGTACAGGCTGGCTGAGTCCAGGAGCATCACACGGGTCACCCGGCACACGATAACTTCCGCGCGCGATAGCGTCGTCGCATGGTGTGTGTGATCGGCGAGGCGTTGATCGATCTGGTGATGGACCCGGCGACCGCGGCCTCGGCCGGGCCCAAGACCTACCTGGCGCACCCAGGTGGCAGCCCGTTCAACGTCGCGATCGGGCTGGCCCGGCTCGGCCAGCCGGCGCAGCTGCTGGCCCGGCTGTCCGGGGACGCCTTCGGCAGGCAGCTGCGCGCGCACGCCGAGGCCAACGGCGTGGACCTGTCCTATGCGGTCAACGCCGCTGAGGCCAGCACGCTGGCCGTGGTGAGCCTGGACGCCGAGCGCAACGCCGGCTATGACTTCTACCGGACCGGCACCGCCGACTGGCAGTGGAGCGCCGCCGAGCTGGATCGGATGCCGGCCGACACCTCCTGGATCCACACCGGCTCGCTGGCGTCCTGGACCGAGCCCGGCGCGGGCGTGATCTGTGACCAGCTGCGACGGCGGCGGGGCCGGCAGCCGGTGGTGATCAGTTATGACCCCAACATCCGGCCCGACCTGTTGCCCGACCACCGGTCGGCCCTCGAGCAGGTCGAGGCGATGGTCGGGCTCGCCGACGTCGTCAAGGCCTCGGCCGAGGACCTGGACTGGCTCTATCCCGGGCAGGACGCCGAGAGCGTGCTGCGCCGGTGGCGCTCGCTCGGCGCCTCGATCGTGGTGATGACCGACGGCGGCCGGGGGGCCCGCTACCTGGCGAGCGAGGACCGGGTGGGGATGGTGCCGTCGCGGCCGGTGGAGGTCATCGACACGGTGGGCGCCGGCGACGCGTTC
Coding sequences within:
- a CDS encoding carbohydrate kinase, translating into MVCVIGEALIDLVMDPATAASAGPKTYLAHPGGSPFNVAIGLARLGQPAQLLARLSGDAFGRQLRAHAEANGVDLSYAVNAAEASTLAVVSLDAERNAGYDFYRTGTADWQWSAAELDRMPADTSWIHTGSLASWTEPGAGVICDQLRRRRGRQPVVISYDPNIRPDLLPDHRSALEQVEAMVGLADVVKASAEDLDWLYPGQDAESVLRRWRSLGASIVVMTDGGRGARYLASEDRVGMVPSRPVEVIDTVGAGDAFMAGLINALAAGGYVGRAGAGRDGPGGTAAEAVVAAAVTEAILVAALTCARAGANPPTAAELAAAQADPYQF
- a CDS encoding 5'-3' exonuclease, with product MTRVMLLDSASLYFRAFYGVPDTVTAPDGMPVNAVRGFTDMVSTLITRYQPTDFVACLDYDWRPAFRVALLPSYKAHRVEYTTGSGSPDVEAVPDLLEPQVPVLLAVLKAAGLCSVGAEGFEADDVIATLAHRYGGQGVEVDVVSGDRDLIDLATDRVRVLYTGKGIANIVAFTPDEVQAQYGVPAGHYADFAMLRGDPSDGLPGVAGIGAKTAANVVAQFGTIEQIVAAAQSGDQAMSPSVRVKVLAALDYLAVAPAVVRGRTDVPVGELQTRIPATPADPEMLTALGERFGIQSAIDRLTSMLAKVGG